AAGCAGAGGTGCACAATGTCTGAGAGATCGAAGCCATGAGAAAAGAAActctttcagagaaaaagaagttaaCTGGGGAGATGTGGAACTATATGCACTGCATAGGGCATCGGACAGCCCATTTCACTCTGGAGGCTTCCGTTTCCGCATCTGTAGAATGGAGGTTTGCCCCGGGTGCCATGGTCTTTCGATTCTTAGTCTGACACAACCTGGGTTGCTATGAGCAGGCTCTCTGGGTCTTGAATCAGCTATTAAAGGAGGGTAACAGAAATACCTGTCTCCTAAGGGGGTtgcaggattaaatgaaatagagaaaatgtgAAATGTGCAGAACAGCGCCTGGCTATTGTTACTTCTCCAAGGGGGTGACAGGTCCCGAGGGAACCGGGGCCGCCCGGAGAGCAGCGAAGCCCGCACCGGGCCTGGTGGCCTGCCCCGCCCACGTGGGGCTGCGGCCCGTCGAATGACTCCGTGCAACGTGTTGGTGGCGGctgccgcggcggcggcggcgggcggctcGGACTCTTCCGGGCGCCGCAGCTTCCTGCCAAGCACCGCGCAGCCGCCTGGCTCCGCCGCGGGAGTAGCCGGTGAAGGCCTCGTCGCCGGTGCGGGACCCAGGGCTCCGCCGCGCTCGCCCAGCCCAACCCCGGGCGGCCGGACCGCACCATGCGCGCCGCGCCGCCGCCCGCGCGGCTTCTGCCGCTGCTGGTGCTGCTCGCGCTCCTGGCCGCGCCCGCCGCCCGCGCCAGCAGAGCCGAGTCTGTCGCTCCGCCGCAGTCCGGATCCGAGCGCCAGCCGCGGCCGCCGCCCGGCCCTGGGCCCGGGAACGCCACCGGGATGGGCTCCGGGgaggcggcgggcggcggcggcggcggcggcagctccAACAGCAGCGGTGACGCCCTGGTGACCCGCATCTCCAGCCTGCTCCGCGACCTGCCCACCCTGAAGGCAGCCGTGATCGTGGCGTGCGCCTTCTCCGCCTTCCTCATAGCCTGCCTGCTGCTGCGCGTCTTCAGGTGGGTCCGCCGCCCCTTTGCAGCCCCCGCGGGCCAACTTGCACCGCCAACCTGCTGTCACTGCGCGCCCGCCGCACCTGCGCGCGCCGATGCACCGGCCCCGGCGCCTGGGTGCGCTCCCGCTAGCCTGGGACTCCCGGCCCTGCTCCTCGGGGTTGCACTCGGCTGGTTTTCCCTGCTACACACTTTAGGAATTTTCTCCCCTTCGAACGTTATCTCTATCTATAGCTATAGCTGTAGCTATAGCTAtgatatgtatctatatatatcaataaatacataaaaaatattgaattccTTTTCACTCTCCACTAATGCTTAACACTCTCCATAGCGCTCCGAATTATGACACCCTTACACggaatatatttttatacctatttcacagatgaggaaaaattTTCCGGAGAGGCAAGGTGGCTTATTCAAGTAAGCTCGGTGGTGGAAGTAGGATTTGAACCGTACCCACCTTGCTGAGCCTCCCTCTGTTCCCTCTGAGGGCTTCTCAGGCACCAcctgctgttttttcttttcattggttCTGCTACCAAAAGAAGCCGTGTCTAGCCTGTGGGGATACCTGTTGGAGGCGCGCATTGCGCCAGGGATTGGAGCTGGGCTTTAGGATGTTTGGCCATCCTTGGTGGCCTCAGTGACTTTCTGCCTACCACCCTGCCTGAATGGACTGCCGCAATGAAGATTTGCAGGGGCATGAGGGTTCTTGGAGAGGCTTTTTGTAGGTTGCTCAAGTTCAGGGAGAAAGTGGGAAATTAGAAAGGATGGCCGGGGTCTCTGGAGTAGGGGTATGGAGAGGGCTACAGGGGATGCAGGGAGGGTTGCATTTCCCCCTAATGCCTGGGAAATTCTGGTTTTGCAGGAAATGAACCAAATGTGTCCTGTTACTCAGGCGGGCCTCTGGGAAATCTGGGCATGTGTGTGTCAGTTATTCACAGCCTGTTCCTTCCCCTTCCAAGTGTATACAGTGTGCTTGGGTGTTTGATCAGCTGTTGGAGGTTTGGGGCCAGGGGCTTGTGAGCCTTTTCAGAGCAGGAGCAGAAACCAGATCTGGAAAGGCCGGGTTGGGAGCTCTCCCTTGAGGTTTGCTGTTggttgctgtgtgactttgagtcaAGGTGTTTCTTTGTGGGGCCGTAGGATTAAATGGTAGTGGTCCTGAGGAAATGGAGAAGGGGGAACTGTGGGCCCACATCCCCTCGCCCCATCCCCTGCCCTGGCTCCGGCTACATTGTTTTCCACTGTGCTGATCCCCTGACGTGCAGCAGACGTTGAATTGCCCCTCTCTGTACCCCATCCTTCCCGCTGCCCTTTATCCTCTGCTTGCAAACTTCAGTGGCTCCCTGTAGCCACTACCTGGATGTGGCATTCAGACCCTTACAGACTAGCTCCAGTGCACCTTGTGGCCATCAGCCAGCCCTTCTGAACCTCCTGTCACTTCTCTCCTGACACTCCCTGCGGCTGGCTTGTGCTCGTCCACTCCTGGGCCAGTTCCCACTGCACACCTGCCATGACTGCACGCAGCCACCGGGGCCCAGCTCCCATGCTCCGTCCTCTGGGTAGAGTTCCTGGACATCCGAGCCAGGCGGTTGCTTCCTTTTCTGGCCTCCCCCAGCCCTAGACTTGTGCATCCTCCGTACGGCCCTTCTCACGCCAGGCTGGTGGCTCCCCCACACAGCAGACAGTCCTGGAGGGTGGGCATGTCCAGTCCTCGTGCCCGAGGACGGCCTGGCCTTCAGCAGATGCGCTGTAGTCCTTTACTGCCTTCCTGATTGTTCAGCTGCGTGGAACGTTGGTGCCTAGAGCAGCTCTGAGCCTGGAGGTTTGAAACATTTTGCTCAAAATAGGCCGCTCAGCCCACAAGGCGGTGCACTTCTTAAGACGGTATTTGAACTATTTTGCCAGTCTGCTCCGTATTACCCAGGAGCGGGGCCGAAAAGCAAGCAGCATGTGGCCAGATGTGAGGGCATGTGTTTGAGCAAGAGAGCCGGTACTCAGGGCTGGAAGGGATGGGTCCTTGCTGGCCTGTGAGCTGGGCGTTGGAGGAAGGTTCCGACTTCACAGGAGAGGCTCCTTATGGATGTGCCTTCTCTTTCCAGGAAGGCCTTCTTGTTGGGGAGAGTTTCCAGGGCTTCAGCTGACACCCCAGTTCTGATGTGGATAGGAACTTACAGCATTTTAAAGCTGGGAAGGGCCTTGATGGTACACAGGTCCCATGTGCTCCTTTGCAGAGGAGAAAGTTGCATCCCAGGGAGGGGAGTAAGTCATCCGGTAGAGTCTAGAACACTACAAGTCTGTGGTCTGTACTGTGACCTTTCCACAGGCCTCTGCACGCTCGCTTCATCCGGCTTCCTGAAGGCCTGCTGCCCTGACTGGGCGTCTTCCTTACCTGCTTCCCCTCCTAGCCCCTTAGCATGCAGCCACCACATCCTGGCTATTCTGCCTCTCAAGTCTCCCTGAGACTGTCTCATCTGGGCCATACCCCTTCCTCCACAGGAGCTTCCCCACCTGCCAGCCCTTCTGCCTGACTCACCTCCCTCCCTCGTGTCCGCAGTCACAGCAGTACCCTTCAGGCTGGCGTTCCTGCAGCCAGCCTTGTCCCCACTCCCATCCATCCTCCCTCGTCTAGTTTCACCCTTCTTCTGCCCACTCATTCCCCCCcccgtgcgcaggcttctcagcGTGCTGGCAAGCTGCCTGTGTCTAAGCAGGGCCCCGCCTCCCTCTCAAGCCCCCATCTCAGCTGTGCCCACTGCTCCCACCCTGCTGGACCTTCAGGTGTTCTCCAGCGGCATCTGGTGGCCTTAGCCCGGCATGTGCCTCTGACCCTCTGCTTGGGGTCCCCTCCACCACCAAGACTACGGGGCCAGCTCATTGCTGTTTGCCTGCCTGtgtgtcacctcctctgagaagcctcccAGCAAGGCCCCCTTCCAGAGCACATGTGAGTTTGGGATTTTCTACTTGGAGTCAAGAGTGTCGCTGAACTTACCAGGCGGAGGGCTCCTAAGAGCAGGACTGGCCCTTAATCGTTTGTGCCTCTCTGAACGCCTGCTGTGGCTCCAAGCACAAGCTGGCATCTGAGAAAGGTACTTTTAGCAAATGAATGAACCCCTAAGTATTTTGCTTTGCTGATGCTTTGCTGATGCGTCTCAAAATGTCCTCTGTGATGAGCTGCATGGCTGATGCTGGGAACCTGTGAGATCGGGACTTATTTGGACAGTGGCCGCCATTTCCTTAACGATGGAtacagagaagggagggaggtaaAGGAGGAAGAGTGTAGTAAGTGTTATTGCTTATACATAACCCGTGTGTCTGTTTTCCCTGAAGGAGTCGCTTTGCCAGACGACAGAAAGAATGTGGATCCAAGGAAACTGTTAGAATTAGAAGCAAAGAATGTGTATCGTGGTAAGAAAGATATATACCTTTAACCAAGCAGTTCTGTTTCTAAGGTACGCACAGTTTTTACTGCAATGCCTATTCTTTGCTTCTAATTTTATTACTTAGGAGAGGAAGCAAAGATGCATGGCCAATGAAGTCCAGAGCAGTTCTGTTTAACAGTGAAAAGGTTTAAGTAACCTAGGTATCTAACAATTGAGCATTGGTTAACTAAATTATGGTAGTCCTTACAGTGAAATACTGTGCAGCTGTGAAAAATGAGGATGCTAATATAATACTCAGTATATGCTGGTCGAGTGAAACAGGTTACAAAACAGCATGTGTAGTATAagctcattaaataaataaattatatatatatatatggatgcaCAAAGAATTTTTTGTAtgagtgtgtacatgtgtgaCTGTGGGAGATTcttcattatgtatttatttattgtttatgatATATTTCTACATTGTCTGAATTTCCTTTCAACggacatttattcattttctttctccctgtctGTGCACTCAGCTCCTTGCTGCATCCTTTTAGGTGTGTCTTCCTGAGGACCTGTATAAGAGAGTCTGGGGTGGACCcctaggagtgggattcctgggtcccaGGGGTACTCTTACACGCTTTCCTTGAGTATGTACCAGTTTACCCTCCCACCTGCAGTATCTGGGGGTTCTCAGATCCTCCCATCATATCTGACGCTTAGTATCATCTGactttctattgtttttcaatCAGATGGGTATGATTGGGTATCTCATTGCTTGCTTTTGCAGATCTCCAGTTCTTACTGAGGTTGAGTAGCTGTCTCTTCCCATACTTATTAATCAATCTGATGTCCCATCTGCAGAATCATTTACAGTTTTTTCATGTATTGGAATCATTAAGGAAAACTGTTTAAAGACTGGAGACAAActtggagggagggaaaggcagTTTGGAGGCAGAGCGCCCTTGAGCCAGAGTCCCTTcgggtatatatgtgtgtgtgtgtgtgttgtgtgtgtgtgtgtgtgtgtgtctgtgtgtgtgtgcagttctGCCTGGCTCGCAGTAGGGCCAGCCTCCCTAGGTCTGTTGCTTGACACGTTTATGAGAGCTGGAAGGAAATCAATAAAGAAGCTGTGTTTAGGAAGTAGAAAACTCCTTCAATTTTTGGATGTTGGAAAGCATCTCATGGGGTCGCATGGATTCAGGGATAACAAGCGTAAGCCAATGGCCGCTGTTCAGTACCTTTTGCCCCCCGTGCTCTCTGAGGTCTGACTTTACCCTTTGAGATCTGAGGGGGAATCTGACTTTACTCTGTGGTGTCTTATGAACGAGGTGGAGACAAGTTAGAAACTGCCACCTGCAACCACGACTTTTATTTCCTCCTGGGGATCCTTTCCCCGTCCTGTCGAGTCTCCCAGCTCTCCTGCCCAGGCCACACTTCTCCCAGAACTCTGTTGGCTGCATGCCCAACTACTTATTTCAAAAGCTGTGTAAAACCGTCTTATCTGTAAGGAGGGTGGTTTTGGTGCTTCCTGGGGGACGAAGAGGAAGACAAATTCGAAGTGATCTGACATTGCTCGGCTGTTGCACTTGGATCAGTGGCAAAGTTGCATGCTGTCGTGTCCTGAAGACGCCGGAGCCACGGGAGCTTAGTGAATTACTAAGCCAGGTctttgaaaaggaataaaaacgtTCCTGCTTCTCCTGGATTCCCCAGATCTCCCATTGtctgtgtatttatatttgtcctaagaataaaagttatttaaGAGAACATATAGAAGTTTAATGCTTTCAGGATTTGGGGAAAGTGTTCTGAAAAGTTTTTAGTTATTGCTCATTAGTatatcaatattattttaataacttggaGCTTGGGGCAGAGCCCTGGTTAGAAAGTTAAGCTCCTTTTTATGACTTTGAGGTTGTGGTGCTTGTGTAGCACCAggagatcatttttaaaaaattttattgaagtagagtcaatttacaatgttgtgtttaatttctactgtacagcaaagtgactcagttatacatatatatattctttatcatattctttcccattatggcttatcataggatattgaatatagttccctgtgctgtacagtaggaccttgttgtttatcaggagatcatttttttttttttttttgctgtacgcgggcctctcactgttgtggcccctcccgttgtggagcacaggctccggacgcgcaggctcagcggccatggctcacgggccgagccgctccgcggcacgtgggatcttcccggaccggggcacgaacccgtgtcccctgcatcgtcaggcggactctcaaccactgcgccaccagggaagcccaggaggtcaTTTTTGATTGCTTGACCAAGGTTTTGAATTGGGGGAGAAGCTATCGTTGTGAAACATATttatcttaatttaatttttacttttcaagtgggttttcttttttctttgttttccagttttactggGATAAAATTGATACACAGAACTGTATAAGTTTAACGTGGACAACATAACGACTTGACTtacacatattgtgaaatgatgaccacgATAAGtatagtgaacatccatcatctcatagatgccaaaaaaaaggaaaaaatcatttttttcctggtaATGAGAACTTTTggggtctactctcttagcaactttcccATCTATCACACAGCAGTATTAGCTATAGTCATAATGCCCACtccatccccaggacttactgGTCTtattggaaggttgtactttcaTCCAATTCCCATGGATGTTTAATCTTACACACCACAGTAGAGAAAGTGTTAAATAAATCTAACCCAGCAAaaatccagattaaaaaaaaaaaacagggtagAGAGTATGCCCTGATTCAGTTTTCCACCAAGATGAAAAAGAAGTCATAGCGTGTGGGAGGAATAGGGTCCCTCAAGTGGTTCTTTCCTGGGCGGATTCTGCCTGCTTTGGGGTCATTTAGCAATTTCTGGGGACgtttttgattgtcatgactTGGGGAGGGGGATGCTACTGGCACCTTGTGGGtaaaggccagagatgctgctggaCATC
The genomic region above belongs to Phocoena phocoena chromosome 2, mPhoPho1.1, whole genome shotgun sequence and contains:
- the FAM174B gene encoding membrane protein FAM174B → MRAAPPPARLLPLLVLLALLAAPAARASRAESVAPPQSGSERQPRPPPGPGPGNATGMGSGEAAGGGGGGGSSNSSGDALVTRISSLLRDLPTLKAAVIVACAFSAFLIACLLLRVFRSGKRLKKTRKYDIITTPAERVEMAPLNEEDDEDEDSTVFDIKYRGELL